A genomic segment from Aegilops tauschii subsp. strangulata cultivar AL8/78 chromosome 1, Aet v6.0, whole genome shotgun sequence encodes:
- the LOC109739359 gene encoding uncharacterized protein isoform X1, whose amino-acid sequence MFKSARWRGAGKAKAVFKLQFHATQVPELGWESMTVVVTPQDVGRPTARTERAEVADGACRWPAPIFEATKLPSAKAAAGDKIYQFLVYETGSAKAALLGEATVNMAEYAEAFKPSAVTLPLKGSPAPGALLHVTIQRVVGGAGGGCGDDGSENGDTAKSSPRRTLQSQLSRCEDEEAEKARSLAADSMSPVHDGLVISKPPGMRFPLRRNMPASVEPAGHLHNANGFDAVSLSGSDGSSGRFTPKTSANMHSTFLQDATNVLSPFANNATSRNPLSSGDWSGSSAPDASTDGSTSNSGETGLRGAEDDVEKLRSEIGTLTRKLDVSDMELQTLRKQIVKESRRGQDLSKEMSSLRDERDALRRECEGLRGMRKTIHDANGSGKRLSDGEDPWSQVEELKQELGHEKNLNADLRVQLQKMQESNSELLLAVKDLDEMLEQKNRDMSILQEETVEDPQEAEYEHALSNVHSAGHKMDMSETSSYQEKEDELMLDALVKKSDGVASSELQEKILELSDEIELYKKDREDLEMQMEQLALDYEILKQENHDISSRLEQTQLREQLRMQYECSAHLSIISDLEANVENLENELQEQSQRLEADIAEVLAAKVEQEQRAIKAEESLRKARWNNATTAERLQEEFKSLSSQVSSAFSANERLLVQARKEAAELQLQKSQLEELLQKAHEDAASVQEQHRVKIQQLLTLVDFKSNEIDRLVVELKSKSDEFENQKRSDESKLNDLSEEIEQLKAKIDKLSDERDKLVERNEQKDMELAANGEKDMVLQDKTAEITLLNKELALLKDQMQTYLEELNTLKRSKSERDETIGKLQITIGSLKLQYDNMKNSLSTKEAEKSNLASQVLKLRRALESREGAKENGVTSDTTDNQHTNSKRIKHDTVSTVSGDATPSANGHSNGHDTRGAAEQSSKELESLKEMNKAMQQELNELHERYSEISLKFAEVEGERQQLVMTVRTLKNSLR is encoded by the exons ATGTTCAAGTCGGCGAGGTGGCGCGGCGCCGGCAAGGCCAAGGCCGTGTTCAAGCTCCAGTTCCACGCCACCCAG GTGCCGGAGCTGGGGTGGGAGTCCATGACGGTGGTGGTGACGCCGCAGGACGTCGGCCGGCCCACGGCGCGGACGGAGCGCGCGGAGGTCGCCGACGGCGCCTGCCGCTGGCCCGCCCCGATCTTCGAGGCCACCAAGCTCCCCTCCGCCAAGGCGGCCGCCGGCGACAAGATCTACCAGTTCCTCGTCTACGAGACC GGGTCGGCCAAGGCGGCGTTGCTGGGGGAGGCGACGGTGAACATGGCCGAGTACGCGGAGGCGTTCAAGCCGTCGGCGGTGACGCTCCCCCTCAAGGGCAGCCCCGCGCCCGGCGCGCTGCTGCAC GTGACCATCCAGCGGGTGGTGGGTGGTGCCGGCGGTGGGTGCGGTGACGACGGGAG TGAGAACGGCGACACAGCAAAGTCTTCGCCGCGGAGGACGCTGCAGAGCCAGCTGAGCCGGTGCGAGGACGAGGAAGCCGAGAAGGCGAGGTCGCTTGCTGCCGATTCGATGAGCCCTGTGCAT GATGGATTGGTGATCAGCAAACCACCAGGGATGAGGTTTCCCTTGAGAAGAAATATGCCGGCATCTGTTGAGCCGGCCGGCCACCTCCACAACGCCAATGGCTTTGACGCCGTTTCGTTGTCGGGTTCAGATGGGAGCTCAGGAAGATTCACTCCCAAAACTAGTGCGAACATGCATAGCACATTTCTTCAGGATGCGACCAATGTCCTCTCGCCTTTTGCCAACAACGCCACATCGAGAAACCCATTGAGCTCTGGTGACTGGTCAGGAAGCTCAGCTCCTGATGCTAGCACCGATGGGTCGACGAGCAACTCGGGTGAGACGGGGTTGAGAGGTGCAGAGGATGATGTAGAGAAGCTGAGAAGTGAGATAGGGACTTTGACAAGAAAACTGGATGTCTCAGACATGGAGTTGCAGACACTCAGAAAGCAAATTGTTAAAGAGAGTAGGCGAGGGCAAGATCTTTCCAAGGAAATGAGTAGCTTGAGGGATGAGAGGGACGCACTCCGAAGAGAATGTGAAGGCCTTAGAGGAATGAGGAAGACGATCCATGATGCAAATGGATCAGGTAAACGGTTGTCAGATGGGGAAGATCCCTGGTCTCAGGTTGAGGAGCTGAAGCAAGAGCTGGGCCATGAGAAGAATTTAAATGCAGATCTACGTGTACAGCTACAGAAAATGCAGGAGTCCAACTCTGAGCTGCTTCTGGCTGTGAAGGATCTTGATGAAATGCTCGAGCAGAAGAATAgagatatgtccattttgcaagAAGAAACAGTAGAGGATCCCCAGGAGGCAGAATATGAGCATGCACTGTCAAATGTGCACAGTGCTGGACACAAGATGGACATGTCTGAAACAAGCTCGTACCAAGAGAAAGAAGACGAGCTTATGTTGGATGCATTGGTGAAGAAGAGTGATGGCGTCGCTAGTTCTGAACTACAAGAGAAGATTCTTGAACTGAGTGATGAAATCGAGCTGTACAAGAAAGACCGTGAGGATCTTGAGATGCAAATGGAGCAGCTTGCACTTGATTATGAGATTCTGAAGCAAGAGAACCATGACATCTCTTCAAGGCTGGAACAAACACAACTGAGAGAGCAGCTAAGGATGCAGTACGAGTGTTCAGCACATTTATCTATAATAAGTGATCTTGAGGCCAATGTCGAGAACCTGGAGAATGAACTCCAGGAACAATCTCAAAGATTAGAGGCTGATATAGCAGAAGTACTGGCTGCAAAGGTTGAGCAAGAGCAGAGGGCCATAAAGGCCGAGGAGTCTCTGAGGAAGGCACGGTGGAACAATGCTACCACTGCCGAACGACTTCAGGAGGAATTCAAGAGTTTATCTTCACAAGTATCTTCTGCTTTCAGTGCCAATGAACGGCTGCTTGTGCAAGCAAGAAAAGAGGCAGCAGAACTACAGTTGCAGAAGAGCCAGTTGGAAGAATTACTGCAGAAGGCCCACGAAGATGCCGCATCAGTCCAAGAACAACACCGGGTGAAGATTCAGCAGTTACTTACCCTAGTGGATTTCAAGTCAAACGAGATAGATAGGCTGGTGGTGGAGCTCAAGAGCAAGAGCGACGAGTTCGAGAACCAGAAGAGAAGTGATGAGTCAAAGTTAAATGATCTATCAGAAGAAATTGAACAGCTCAAAGCCAAGATTGACAAGCTATCAGATGAGAGAGACAAACTCGTGGAAAGGAATGAGCAGAAAGACATGGAATTGGCTGCAAATGGTGAAAAGGACATGGTCTTGCAAGACAAAACTGCTGAAATTACTTTGCTCAATAAAGAGCTTGCATTGCTCAAGGACCAAATGCAGACATATTTGGAGGAGCTAAACACTCTGAAACGCTCCAAGAGTGAAAGGGATGAGACAATAGGGAAGCTACAAATAACTATTGGATCGTTGAAACTCCAGTACGACAATATGAAGAACTCGTTGTCCACAAAGGAGGCTGAGAAAAGCAACCTTGCTTCTCAGGTGCTGAAGCTGAGAAGAGCCCTTGAAAGCAGGGAAGGTGCCAAGGAAAATGGTGTCACTTCAGATACAACG GATAATCAGCACACTAATTCGAAGCGCATCAAGCACGACACCGTCAGCACTGTGAGCGGTGACGCCACGCCAAGCGCCAACGGACACAGCAATGGCCACGACACGAG GGGTGCTGCTGAGCAGTCCTCAAAGGAGCTGGAGTCTCTGAAGGAGATGAACAAGGCGATGCAGCAAGAGCTGAACGAGCTGCACGAGCGGTATTCGGAGATAAGCCTCAAGTTCGCGGAGGTGGAAGGTGAGAGGCAGCAGCTGGTGATGACGGTGCGGACGCTGAAGAACTCGCTGAGATGA
- the LOC109739359 gene encoding uncharacterized protein isoform X2: MSPVHDGLVISKPPGMRFPLRRNMPASVEPAGHLHNANGFDAVSLSGSDGSSGRFTPKTSANMHSTFLQDATNVLSPFANNATSRNPLSSGDWSGSSAPDASTDGSTSNSGETGLRGAEDDVEKLRSEIGTLTRKLDVSDMELQTLRKQIVKESRRGQDLSKEMSSLRDERDALRRECEGLRGMRKTIHDANGSGKRLSDGEDPWSQVEELKQELGHEKNLNADLRVQLQKMQESNSELLLAVKDLDEMLEQKNRDMSILQEETVEDPQEAEYEHALSNVHSAGHKMDMSETSSYQEKEDELMLDALVKKSDGVASSELQEKILELSDEIELYKKDREDLEMQMEQLALDYEILKQENHDISSRLEQTQLREQLRMQYECSAHLSIISDLEANVENLENELQEQSQRLEADIAEVLAAKVEQEQRAIKAEESLRKARWNNATTAERLQEEFKSLSSQVSSAFSANERLLVQARKEAAELQLQKSQLEELLQKAHEDAASVQEQHRVKIQQLLTLVDFKSNEIDRLVVELKSKSDEFENQKRSDESKLNDLSEEIEQLKAKIDKLSDERDKLVERNEQKDMELAANGEKDMVLQDKTAEITLLNKELALLKDQMQTYLEELNTLKRSKSERDETIGKLQITIGSLKLQYDNMKNSLSTKEAEKSNLASQVLKLRRALESREGAKENGVTSDTTDNQHTNSKRIKHDTVSTVSGDATPSANGHSNGHDTRGAAEQSSKELESLKEMNKAMQQELNELHERYSEISLKFAEVEGERQQLVMTVRTLKNSLR; this comes from the exons ATGAGCCCTGTGCAT GATGGATTGGTGATCAGCAAACCACCAGGGATGAGGTTTCCCTTGAGAAGAAATATGCCGGCATCTGTTGAGCCGGCCGGCCACCTCCACAACGCCAATGGCTTTGACGCCGTTTCGTTGTCGGGTTCAGATGGGAGCTCAGGAAGATTCACTCCCAAAACTAGTGCGAACATGCATAGCACATTTCTTCAGGATGCGACCAATGTCCTCTCGCCTTTTGCCAACAACGCCACATCGAGAAACCCATTGAGCTCTGGTGACTGGTCAGGAAGCTCAGCTCCTGATGCTAGCACCGATGGGTCGACGAGCAACTCGGGTGAGACGGGGTTGAGAGGTGCAGAGGATGATGTAGAGAAGCTGAGAAGTGAGATAGGGACTTTGACAAGAAAACTGGATGTCTCAGACATGGAGTTGCAGACACTCAGAAAGCAAATTGTTAAAGAGAGTAGGCGAGGGCAAGATCTTTCCAAGGAAATGAGTAGCTTGAGGGATGAGAGGGACGCACTCCGAAGAGAATGTGAAGGCCTTAGAGGAATGAGGAAGACGATCCATGATGCAAATGGATCAGGTAAACGGTTGTCAGATGGGGAAGATCCCTGGTCTCAGGTTGAGGAGCTGAAGCAAGAGCTGGGCCATGAGAAGAATTTAAATGCAGATCTACGTGTACAGCTACAGAAAATGCAGGAGTCCAACTCTGAGCTGCTTCTGGCTGTGAAGGATCTTGATGAAATGCTCGAGCAGAAGAATAgagatatgtccattttgcaagAAGAAACAGTAGAGGATCCCCAGGAGGCAGAATATGAGCATGCACTGTCAAATGTGCACAGTGCTGGACACAAGATGGACATGTCTGAAACAAGCTCGTACCAAGAGAAAGAAGACGAGCTTATGTTGGATGCATTGGTGAAGAAGAGTGATGGCGTCGCTAGTTCTGAACTACAAGAGAAGATTCTTGAACTGAGTGATGAAATCGAGCTGTACAAGAAAGACCGTGAGGATCTTGAGATGCAAATGGAGCAGCTTGCACTTGATTATGAGATTCTGAAGCAAGAGAACCATGACATCTCTTCAAGGCTGGAACAAACACAACTGAGAGAGCAGCTAAGGATGCAGTACGAGTGTTCAGCACATTTATCTATAATAAGTGATCTTGAGGCCAATGTCGAGAACCTGGAGAATGAACTCCAGGAACAATCTCAAAGATTAGAGGCTGATATAGCAGAAGTACTGGCTGCAAAGGTTGAGCAAGAGCAGAGGGCCATAAAGGCCGAGGAGTCTCTGAGGAAGGCACGGTGGAACAATGCTACCACTGCCGAACGACTTCAGGAGGAATTCAAGAGTTTATCTTCACAAGTATCTTCTGCTTTCAGTGCCAATGAACGGCTGCTTGTGCAAGCAAGAAAAGAGGCAGCAGAACTACAGTTGCAGAAGAGCCAGTTGGAAGAATTACTGCAGAAGGCCCACGAAGATGCCGCATCAGTCCAAGAACAACACCGGGTGAAGATTCAGCAGTTACTTACCCTAGTGGATTTCAAGTCAAACGAGATAGATAGGCTGGTGGTGGAGCTCAAGAGCAAGAGCGACGAGTTCGAGAACCAGAAGAGAAGTGATGAGTCAAAGTTAAATGATCTATCAGAAGAAATTGAACAGCTCAAAGCCAAGATTGACAAGCTATCAGATGAGAGAGACAAACTCGTGGAAAGGAATGAGCAGAAAGACATGGAATTGGCTGCAAATGGTGAAAAGGACATGGTCTTGCAAGACAAAACTGCTGAAATTACTTTGCTCAATAAAGAGCTTGCATTGCTCAAGGACCAAATGCAGACATATTTGGAGGAGCTAAACACTCTGAAACGCTCCAAGAGTGAAAGGGATGAGACAATAGGGAAGCTACAAATAACTATTGGATCGTTGAAACTCCAGTACGACAATATGAAGAACTCGTTGTCCACAAAGGAGGCTGAGAAAAGCAACCTTGCTTCTCAGGTGCTGAAGCTGAGAAGAGCCCTTGAAAGCAGGGAAGGTGCCAAGGAAAATGGTGTCACTTCAGATACAACG GATAATCAGCACACTAATTCGAAGCGCATCAAGCACGACACCGTCAGCACTGTGAGCGGTGACGCCACGCCAAGCGCCAACGGACACAGCAATGGCCACGACACGAG GGGTGCTGCTGAGCAGTCCTCAAAGGAGCTGGAGTCTCTGAAGGAGATGAACAAGGCGATGCAGCAAGAGCTGAACGAGCTGCACGAGCGGTATTCGGAGATAAGCCTCAAGTTCGCGGAGGTGGAAGGTGAGAGGCAGCAGCTGGTGATGACGGTGCGGACGCTGAAGAACTCGCTGAGATGA